Within Oribacterium sp. oral taxon 102, the genomic segment CTGCGAAGAGAGCAGCCGAGCGGCTGTGCCTGGCGGCATTTCCTTAGTCTCTTTGCCGAGGACCGCTGGAGAGGAGCGGACTATGTCATGCTCTCCGATCAGGACGATGTCTGGGACTGTGACAAGCTGGAGCGGACGCTCCGGGAGATGAAGCGGGAGGAGGCGAAGACGCCGGGACTGCCGCTGCTGCTGCATTGTGACTCCCGTGTAGCAGACAGCACGCTTCGGGTGCTCGCGCCGTCCTTCGTTCGCTACCAGCGGATGAGTCCGGAGCGAAATCGCTTTTCCCAGCTTCTTGTTCAGAATAATGTCGTCGGCGGCGCGGTGATGGTCAATGCTGCGCTTTCGGAGCTGCTGCGGGAGGTGCCGGAGCACGCTGTGATGCACGACCAGTGGATGGCGCTTGTCGCGTCCGCCTTCGGCAGGGTGGTATTCCTGCCGGAAAGCCTGTATTGCTATCGTCAGCATGGCGGTAACGTGCTCGGCGCGGCGAAGGGCTCGCGGCTTTGGGAGGTGCTGGGGCGGCTTGGGCTCCTTCGGAACGGGAAAAGCAGGGCGGAGATGGATGCCCATTCCCGAAGCGTATATCAGGCGCTCTTTTTGCAGGCAGAGGACTTCCTCCGCATCTACGGCGCGGCACTTCCGGAGCGGGAGCGAGGCGTGCTCAGGGCGTTCCTCGCGATCCCGGAGAAGAGCCGGATCGGCAAGGCGGTACAGATTCTCCGCTATGGCTTCACCTATAACATGCTGCACAGGACGGCAGGGGAGCTGATGTTTATATGACGAGAGAGATCATGGTAAGCGTTCTGCTCGTGACCTATAATCACAGCAGATATATCGGGGAGTGCCTGGAGCATATCCTCGGACAGAAACGGGACTTCAGTATAGAGATCCTGCTCCACGACGATGCCTCCACGGATGGCGCGCAGGAGATTATACGGGACTACCAGAGACGCTATCCGGAGCTGGTGAAGCCGATCCTCCGGACAGAAAACCAGTATTCCAGAGGGAAAACGAATATCACGGGGCTTTTCAACCTGCCCCGCGCTGTCGGGAAGTATGTGGCGACGCTTGACGGAGACGATTACTGGTGCGATCCGTATAAGCTGAAAAAGCAGATCTCTTATATGGAAGCGCATCCGGATACGGCGCTCTGCTTTCATGCGGCGCGGGTGCTCCGGGAGGACGGAGGGCCGGTCAATACGGCGCTTATGACGCCGTTTCCGAGGAGCCGGGAGCTCGATCCCCGGGAGCTGGTGGATCACGCCTCGGGAGCTGCCTTCGGCAGCTTTCTGCTTCGACGGGAGATCCTGCTTCCGCTGCCTGCCTTTTACTTTACCTGTCCGGTGGGGGATCGTCCCTTGGAGCTGATCGCGGCGGCACATGGAAAAGCGTATTATTTTCGGGAGCCGATGAGCGTTTACCGCTTCCATACGGCAGGCTCGTGGTCGAGCGGGCAGTTCTCCGGGGATTATGCGGAGAAGCAGCGCCGCTATGCGGCGCAGATGGCGGAAACCTACCGGGAATTCGACCGGGAGACGGACGGGCGCTTCCATCGGGAGACGGAGAATGCCGCTGCGCGGCTTCGTTTTCTGACGGAGCTGAACCTCCGGAATTATCCTGAAATCTATGCGGAAAGGAACCGCGGCTATTACCGGGAGCTCTGTCTCCGGGACAGAGCCTTCCTCCGCTTCGAGCAGCGGCTTCCGGCACTGTACCGGCTGCTGCAGGCGCGTACGCGGGAAAAACAGGAGAAAGCATGACGGAACAGAGTTTGAAGGGAAGAGTCGTGAAGGGGCTTTTCTGGAAGCTGCTGGAGCAGGCGGGCTATCAGGGCATACAGTTTCTGGTGGCACTGCTCCTGGCACGGCTTCTGACGAAGGAGGAGTACGGCACGGTCAGCCTGATCATGATCTTCATCACCATCGCCAACACCTTCGTCCAGTCCGGCTTCGCCACGGCACTGGTGCAGAGGCGGGAGCTTCTGCCGGAGGATTATTCCTCCGTCTTCTGGCTCTCGCTGCCGCTCTCCCTCTTCTGCTATCTGCTGCTCTTCCTGAGCGCGCCGTGGATCTCCTCCTTCTACGGACTGCCCGTGCTTGCGCCGCTGGTGCGGGTCATGGGACTCGTGCTCTTCCCCGGGGCGGTGATTTCGATTCAGACCGCCTTCGTTTCGCGGAACCTGCAGTTTGACCTGCTGTTCCGCGCGACCATGACGGCGGTGCTCGGCTCCGGCGCGGTTTCCATCGGGATGGCGTACCGAGGCCTCGGGGTCTGGGCGATGGCTGCGCAGCAGCTGCTCTACTATTTCATACTGATGACAGCGCTTTTCCGGACGCTTCCATGGCGGCCGGGTCTCTGCTTCCGGAGGGGGCGGGTTCTGTCCCTCTTTTCCTTCGGCTGGAAGATCCTCGTCTCCGGACTGCTCGATACGCTCTGGCAGAATGTCTACGGGCTTCTGATCGGCAAGAGGTACTCGAGTGCGGAGCTTGGCGTTTATACCCGGGGAGAACAGTTTCCGAA encodes:
- a CDS encoding glycosyltransferase; its protein translation is MTREIMVSVLLVTYNHSRYIGECLEHILGQKRDFSIEILLHDDASTDGAQEIIRDYQRRYPELVKPILRTENQYSRGKTNITGLFNLPRAVGKYVATLDGDDYWCDPYKLKKQISYMEAHPDTALCFHAARVLREDGGPVNTALMTPFPRSRELDPRELVDHASGAAFGSFLLRREILLPLPAFYFTCPVGDRPLELIAAAHGKAYYFREPMSVYRFHTAGSWSSGQFSGDYAEKQRRYAAQMAETYREFDRETDGRFHRETENAAARLRFLTELNLRNYPEIYAERNRGYYRELCLRDRAFLRFEQRLPALYRLLQARTREKQEKA
- a CDS encoding lipopolysaccharide biosynthesis protein, with product MTEQSLKGRVVKGLFWKLLEQAGYQGIQFLVALLLARLLTKEEYGTVSLIMIFITIANTFVQSGFATALVQRRELLPEDYSSVFWLSLPLSLFCYLLLFLSAPWISSFYGLPVLAPLVRVMGLVLFPGAVISIQTAFVSRNLQFDLLFRATMTAVLGSGAVSIGMAYRGLGVWAMAAQQLLYYFILMTALFRTLPWRPGLCFRRGRVLSLFSFGWKILVSGLLDTLWQNVYGLLIGKRYSSAELGVYTRGEQFPKLLTTNLTAAIQSVLLPAYAKLQGDAAALRSAARRSVRLSAFLVFPMMAGMFATARPMVRLLLTDRWSAAVPYLCLMCVSYAILPIHSINLQLLNAMGHSELFLRLELLKKLLGILILLLSLPYGIFPMLLLKVLDEYLCLLLNAFPNRRLLGYGPLRQLMDMLPALLCSVLMGGITGSLLLLSLPAAGTLLLQIPVGALSYLLLSLLFNREPLCYIYKLLHNTGERVSGREAERWKN
- a CDS encoding glycosyltransferase family 2 protein, which produces MVRIFLCSCNGEKYIREQVESILRQETSEPFQILASDDGSQDRTAEILSALQAEAGEERLRILRREQPSGCAWRHFLSLFAEDRWRGADYVMLSDQDDVWDCDKLERTLREMKREEAKTPGLPLLLHCDSRVADSTLRVLAPSFVRYQRMSPERNRFSQLLVQNNVVGGAVMVNAALSELLREVPEHAVMHDQWMALVASAFGRVVFLPESLYCYRQHGGNVLGAAKGSRLWEVLGRLGLLRNGKSRAEMDAHSRSVYQALFLQAEDFLRIYGAALPERERGVLRAFLAIPEKSRIGKAVQILRYGFTYNMLHRTAGELMFI